A stretch of Lactuca sativa cultivar Salinas chromosome 6, Lsat_Salinas_v11, whole genome shotgun sequence DNA encodes these proteins:
- the LOC111877577 gene encoding germacrene A synthase short form: MEPLRPLTDFPPSMWGDRFLSFSLDNSQLEELAKAMEEPKEQLRRLIIDQTIDSTKKLSLIYYVYRLGLSYHFMEDIDGQLDKLFKELNLQDYHEADLYTTSILFHVFRIHGYKLSSDVFKKFKDCSSGAFKEDMITDVKATLNFYECTQLRIRGESILDEAFVFTEAQLKSVENTLEGNLAQQVKHALKTPFHRGHTMVEAKLYFLNYQEECSTYDSLLNLAKVHIEYLQLLHKEELRIISQWWKDMNFDVIASYARNRVTELYVWVLALFLEPYYSHARIITSKVIVFLSLLDDTYDAYATIEEMRLITHAINRWEISAMGQLPEFFKPLYEIILKEYNGFKKHLPQEGRVNLVEASKHALQEQVRSYHQEAEWRHMGYVPSFEEYMKNGLISSSYDLLSKTALVGMGKIVTEQGFAWYESHPKILTASETISRLHDDAKTFEYERERGMTATGVDAYMKTFGVSENVAVNEIMKKVENAWEDINEGCLKPREVPMDLISPIVNLARMTDVAYRYDDGYTFPEKTFKEYITLLFID, translated from the exons ATGGAGCCACTCCGTCCTTTGACCGACTTCCCTCCTTCCATGTGGGGTGATCGCTTCTTATCATTCTCTCTTGACAATTCA CAATTGGAAGAACTTGCTAAGGCTATGGAGGAGCCTAAAGAACAACTGAGAAGATTGATAATCGACCAGACTATTGATTCAACCAAGAAACTGAGTCTGATTTATTACGTGTATCGTCTTGGCTTGAGTTATCATTTCATGGAAGACATCGATGGCCAACTTGATAAACTTTTCAAAGAGCTGAACTTGCAAGATTACCATGAAGCAGATCTTTATACAACTTCtattctctttcatgttttcagaaTCCATGGTTACAAACTATCTTCTG ATGTGtttaaaaaatttaaggattgTAGTTCCGGTGCATTCAAAGAAGACATGATTACTGATGTGAAGGCTACGCTAAATTTTTATGAGTGTACGCAGTTGAGAATAAGAGGAGAATCTATTTTAGATGAGGCATTTGTTTTCACAGAAGCTCAACTTAAGAGTGTTGAAAATACACTCGAAGGTAATCTTGCACAGCAAGTGAAACACGCATTGAAGACACCCTTTCATCGTGGGCATACAATGGTAGAGGCAAAGCTATATTTTCTCAATTATCAAGAAGAATGCTCCACGTATGACTCACTGCTAAACCTTGCTAAGGTGCATATCGAGTACCTACAACTCTTACACAAGGAAGAACTTCGAATTATCTCACA GTGGTGGAAGGATATGAACTTCGACGTGATAGCTTCATACGCAAGGAACAGAGTAACTGAGCTCTATGTCTGGGTATTGGCATTATTCTTGGAGCCTTATTATTCTCATGCTCGAATCATAACATCAAAAGTCATAGTGTTCTTGTCATTGTTAGACGACACATATGATGCCTATGCTACTATTGAGGAGATGCGACTTATAACCCATGCAATAAATAG GTGGGAAATCAGTGCTATGGGTCAACTTCCAGAATTTTTTAAACCACTCTATGAAATTATATTGAAGGAGTATAATGGATTTAAGAAACATCTACCTCAAGAAGGAAGAGTGAATCTTGTTGAAGCTTCAAAACATGCA CTTCAAGAACAAGTTAGATCTTACCACCAAGAAGCTGAATGGAGACATATGGGATATGTGCCATCATTTGAAGAGTATATGAAGAATGGTTTAATAAGTTCTAGTTACGACCTTCTTTCAAAAACCGCCTTGGTTGGTATGGGTAAGATTGTTACTGAACAGGGATTTGCTTGGTACGAAAGTCATCCAAAGATCTTGACAGCTTcggaaactatttcaagacttcATGATGATGCTAAAACTTTCGAG TATGAGCGTGAAAGAGGAATGACAGCCACAGGAGTAGATGCGTATATGAAGACCTTTGGGGTGTCCGAAAATGTAGCTGTCAACGAGATCATGAAAAAGGTAGAAAATGCATGGGAAGATATTAACGAGGGATGTTTAAAGCCAAGAGAAGTCCCGATGGATCTAATTAGTCCAATTGTTAATCTTGCAAGAATGACAGATGTGGCATATAGGTACGATGATGGGTACACGTTTCCAGAAAAGACCTTTAAAGAGTATATTACACTCTTGttcattgattga
- the LOC111877581 gene encoding uncharacterized protein LOC111877581, with protein MDSHVSCRTPPLGLTTSINFNAADSDYRLPFHIQLRLLSNTSPTLATRLTMMTMTNSNTIDICFQFCSVRFLWLQQGYCMLKWLMSETYLTPYQNSRYFRS; from the exons ATGGATTCTCATGTTAGTTGTCGAACACCACCATTAGGCTTAACAACGTCGATTAATTTCAACGCCGCCGATTCTGACTATCGGCTTCCTTTTCATATCCAGTTACGATTACTATCGAATACAAGCCCTACATTGGCCACCAG GTTAACGATGATGACGATGACAAACTCAAACACGATAGACATTTGTTTTCAATTTTGCTCTGTACGGTTTCTTTGGCTGCAGCAAGGTTATTGTATGCTCAAATGGCTTATGTCGGAAACTTATCTTACACCATACCAAAATTCAAG